The Populus trichocarpa isolate Nisqually-1 chromosome 11, P.trichocarpa_v4.1, whole genome shotgun sequence genome has a segment encoding these proteins:
- the LOC7455939 gene encoding putative pentatricopeptide repeat-containing protein At1g53330 yields the protein MNPSRPITPFRLASLLRLQKDPKLALQLFKNPNPKTPSKPFRYSLLSYDLIITKLGRAKMFNEMQEILAQLKEETLFTPKEALFCDIINFYGRARLPENALKLLVELPSFRVQRTVKSYNSLLSVFLMCKDFDKMRELFVGIEKLGKADACTYNLLIRGFCASGRLDDASKVFDEMTNRGVSPNVITFGNLIYGFCLHLRLKEAFKLKTDMVKVYRVYPNAYIYASLIKGVCKNGELSLAFRLKKEMIRNKIELDPAIYSTLISGLFKAGRKEEALGVWEDMKERGYKPDTVTYNVIINLFCKDKDFEAAYRLLDEMVEKGCKPDVISYNVILRELFEEGKRGEANDLFEDMPRRGCAPDVVSYRILFDGFCNGMQFKEAAFILDEMIFKGFVPCSASICKFVNRLCEGKNEDLLRSAFNTLEKGKLVNVDLWRMAVAMVFKDDKLSSSFNLVDSLIDVMN from the coding sequence ATGAACCCATCAAGACCCATCACCCCTTTCAGGCTAGCCTCTCTTCTTCGTCTCCAAAAAGACCCTAAACTCGCTCTTCAACTCTTTAAAAATCCAAACCCAAAAACCCCTTCGAAACCCTTTCGCTACTCTCTTCTCTCTTATGACCTCATCATTACCAAGCTTGGCCGTGCTAAAATGTTCAATGAAATGCAAGAAATCCTTGCCCAACTCAAAGAAGAAACCCTTTTCACCCCTAAAGAGGCTCTCTTTTGCGACATAATCAATTTCTATGGCCGTGCTCGCCTCCCTGAAAATGCACTCAAACTGCTCGTTGAATTGCCTTCGTTTCGTGTCCAAAGGACGGTAAAATCGTATAATTCCTTGCTAAGTGTATTCTTGATGTGCAAGGATTTTGATAAAATGAGGGAACTTTTTGTGGGTATCGAGAAATTGGGGAAAGCAGATGCCTGTACCTATAATTTATTGATTCGTGGGTTTTGTGCGAGTGGGAGATTAGATGATGCGTCCaaggtgtttgatgaaatgactAATAGAGGTGTTAGTCCTAATGTGATTACATTTGGTAATTTGATTTATGGGTTTTGTTTGCATTTGAGGTTGAAGGAGGCTTTTAAGCTGAAGACGGATATGGTTAAGGTCTATAGGGTGTATCCTAATGCTTATATTTATGCGTCATTGATTAAGGGGGTTTGTAAGAATGGCGAGTTAAGTTTAGCTTTTAGGCTTAAGAAGGAGatgattagaaataaaattgagttggatCCAGCAATTTATTCTACTTTGATTAGTGGGCTTTTTAAGGCTGGGAGAAAGGAAGAGGCTTTAGGTGTTTGGGAGGACATGAAAGAACGTGGGTACAAACCCGATACTGTAACTTACAATgtgattattaatttgttttgtaaggATAAGGATTTTGAAGCAGCTTATAGATTGTTGGATGAGATGGTGGAGAAAGGGTGTAAGCCTGATGTTATCAGCTACAATGTGATACTTCGAGAACTGTTTGAAGAAGGGAAAAGGGGTGAAgcaaatgatttatttgaaGATATGCCAAGACGTGGCTGTGCTCCTGATGTTGTTTCCTATAGGATTCTTTTTGACGGGTTTTGCAATGGGATGCAGTTCAAGGAAGCAGCATTTATTTTGGATGAAATGATTTTCAAGGGTTTTGTTCCTTGTTCTGCCAGTATATGCAAGTTTGTTAATAGGTTGTGTGAGGGAAAGAATGAAGATTTGTTAAGGTCAGCTTTTAATACTCTGGAAAAGGGAAAACTTGTCAATGTAGATTTATGGAGGATGGCTGTTGCCATGGTATTCAAGGATGATAAACTCTCTAGTTCATTTAACCTCGTTGATAGTTTGATAGATGTTATGAACTAA